Proteins from a genomic interval of Poecile atricapillus isolate bPoeAtr1 chromosome 1, bPoeAtr1.hap1, whole genome shotgun sequence:
- the LOC131587229 gene encoding extracellular matrix organizing protein FRAS1-like, translating to MWSLAPARLEHLPEFSRAYKVRDSAQSFLTVHVPLSVSYICVTAPRGWASLEHRTKMEFSFFYDTVLWRTGIQTDSVLSARLQIIPIYIREDGRLVSEFRTQAKFRALFVTEHHSLPDVRSSLRTPEHLGGIEFDLQLLWSAQTFDSPYQLWRATSSYNRKDYSGEYTMFLIPCTVQPTQPWAEPGAKPLPCTAHAPERFLILITFQQTSRPVPVVYSQNARVSDL from the exons ATGTGGAGCctggccccagccaggctggaacatCTCCCCGAATTCTCCAGGGCGTACAAA GTAAGGGACTCTGCCCAGTCCTTCCTGACAGTCCACGTCCCTCTCTCCGTGTCCTACATCTGTGTGACGGCACCGAGGGGCTGGGCTTCCCTGGAGCACCGCACCAAGATGGAGTTCTCCTTCTTCTACGACACCGTTCTCTGGAGGACAG GGATCCAGACGGACAGCGTGCTCTCGGCCCGCCTGCAGATAATCCCCATCTACATCCGCGAGGACGGACGGCTGGTCAGCGAGTTCAGGACGCAGGCCAAGTTCAGAG CGCTGTTTGTCACGGAGCACCACAGCCTGCCAGATGTCAGGTCCTCTTTGAGAACTCCAGAGCACCTGGGAGGCATCGAATttgacctgcagctgctgtggagtgCTCAGACTTTTGATTCTCCCTACCAGCTCTGGAGAGCAACCAGCTCCTACAacag GAAGGATTACTCTGGAGAATACACCATGTTCCTGATCCCCTGCACGGTGCAGCCCACGCAGccgtgggcagagcctggagccaagcccctgccctgcacGGCTCACGCTCCCGAGCG GTTTTTGATCCTGATCACCTTCCAGCAGACAAGCCGCCCAGTTCCAGTTGTTTACTCCCAGAACGCAAGAGTTTCAGATCTGTAA
- the LOC131587144 gene encoding superkiller complex protein 2-like, with amino-acid sequence LKPDPFQQRAAVPGAPSLLLVAAHTSAGKTALAEYAMGLARRHMTRSIYTSPIKALSKQKFGDFRDTFGDVGLLTGDVRLRPEAAWLVMSTEILRSMLSNGSDAIRDLEWVIFDEVHYVNDDERGVVWEEVLILLPEHVKLVLLSATVPNALEFAQWVGRTKRRCVRVLSTPRRPVPLEHFLFTGNSARNRHQLFQLLGPGGAFSTQGYYAAVEAKKEQSSKHAQSFGARQPTMGAPNPGQERGVWPSLLQTLRERELLLAVTFTFSRGRCEEQAAALGSLELLSGAERAQVRHFLTHCLARLRGSDRRLPQVLQLSELLQRGIGIHHGGVLPLLKEVVEMLFSQGLVKVLFATETFAMGVNMPARTVVFDSIRKHDGNGFRDLLPGEGLDVGLGGERVGTQVHADVGARRPPRAGHHRHRHHPLQGSRARAVGSAPHDAVSLPCSHRVPRWLRLPTVAPRRWVQSGPRRGCSVCRNEAILPLQLLPALKTCVLRGVHRPAGNDSLVFGALSHTQLCGMAESGGPFIEQIYLLQGYAEGWKGGTQGEKKIDERPCIDHLMYSRDKHGYYRGWFWGNKEEQGLNTSGLSVQGSASIVAPILLKNSSVQ; translated from the exons TTGAAGCCGGATCCGTTCCAGCAGCGCGCGGCTGTGCCTGGAGCGCCgtcactgctgctggtggccgCTCACACCTCGGCCGGCAAAACCGCGCTGGCCGAGTACGCCATGGGGCTGGCCCGGCGCCACATGACacg gtccATCTACACCTCCCCCATCAAGGCTTTGTCCAAGCAGAAGTTTGGGGATTTCCGCGACACCTTCGGGGACGTGGGGCTGCTGACGGGGGACGTGCGGCTGCGCCCCGAGGCCGCGTGGCTGGTGATGAGCACCGAGATCct CAGGTCGATGCTGTCCAACGGCTCCGACGCCATCCGGGACCTGGAGTGGGTGATCTTCGACGAGGTTCACTACGTCAATGACGatgag aGGGGTGTGGTGTGGGAGGAGGTGCTGATCCTGCTGCCCGAGCACGTGAAGCTGGTGCTGCTCAGCGCCACCGTCCCCAACGCCCTCGAGTTCGCCCAGTGGGTCGG TCGCACCAAGCGTCGCTGTGTCCGTGTTCTGAGCACCCCGCGCCGCCCGGTGCCGCTGGAGCATTTCCTGTTCACCGGGAACAGCGCCCGGAACCGGcaccagctgttccagctgctgggcccagggggggccttcagcacccaggg gtaCTACGCGGCGGTGGAGGCCaagaaggagcagagcagcaaacaCGCGCAGAGCTTCGGGGCACGGCAGCCCACCATGGGAGCCCCCAACCCTGGGCAg GAGCGTGGTGTCTGGCCGTCCCTGCTGCAGACCCTCCGTgagcgggagctgctcctggccgtCACCTTCACCTTCTCCCGTGGCCGCTGCGAGGAGCAGGCGGCCGCCCTgggctccctggagctgctgagcgGCGCCGAGCGCGCCCAGGTCCGGCACTTCCTGACGCACTGCCTGGCCCGGCTGCGCGGCTCCGACCGGCGCCTGCCACAG GTGCTGCAGCTGTCGGAGCTGCTGCAGCGCGGCATCGGCATCCACCACGGCGGGGTCCTGCCGCTGCTCAAGGAGGTGGTGGAGATGCTCTTCAGCCAGGGGCTGGTGAAG GTGCTGTTTGCCACCGAGACCTTCGCCATGGGGGTGAACATGCCGGCGAGGACCGTCGTCTTCGACTCCATCCGCAAACACGACGGGAATGGCTTCCGGGATCTCCTGCCCGGTGAGGGgctggatgtggggctggggggagagcGGGTGGGAAC GCAAGTACACGCAGATGTCGGGGCGCGCCGGCCGCCGCGGGCTGGACACCACCGGCACCGTCATCATCCTCTGCAAGGGAGCCGTGCCCGAGCTGTCGGATCTGCACCGCATGATGCTG tgtcactgccatgttccCACCGTGTCCCCCGATGGCTTCGGCTCCCAACGGTCGCTCCCCGGCGCTGGGTCCAGAGCGGCCCGAGGAGGGGATGCTCTGTGTGCCGAAACG AGGCAATCCTCCcgttgcagctgctgccagcactgaaaaCCTGTGTGCTTCGTGGTGTCCATCGCCCAGCTGGCAACGATTCCCTGGTGTTTGGTGCATTAAGTCACACCCAGCTGTGTGGGATGGCAG AGTCAGGTGGGCCCTTTATTGAACAGATTTATCTGCTACAAGGCTACgcagaaggatggaaaggaggaacacagggggaaaaaaaaatagatgaaaggCCATGCATTGATCACCTGATGTACTCCAGAGACAAACATGGCTATTACAG GGGCTGGTTCTGGGGTAACAAGGAAGAACAAGGCCTAAACACCTCTGGCTTGTCTGTCCAAGGATCTGCCTCAATTGTGGCTCCCATCCTTCTGAAGAACTCTTCAGTACAGTGA